A genome region from Triticum aestivum cultivar Chinese Spring chromosome 2B, IWGSC CS RefSeq v2.1, whole genome shotgun sequence includes the following:
- the LOC123046001 gene encoding receptor-like serine/threonine-protein kinase ALE2 produces the protein MRRTKKTREEKKKSFHREQKEAAAAAAVAELARGGRPWDPAWRRPEGARAAHRAPAEMRPRGAALLLLLTALSSVYVPLGTASSTTITAYLLGLWSRTHRHSVLSPAPAPSPGPQGASVYHPVHRHHRKRPRVAPPSSSPSFERQDCSGITCSAPLTSTPIGSPCGCVYPMQIQLDLSVAPYQLFPRVDELEIEIAAGTFLKQSQVRIMGAGGSIQDPDKTTVTIDLVPLGQKFDRTSALLISNRFLRKKVPIKSSIFGDYDVTYVHYPGLPSSVPNIPGSFGPISSNEYPFGANVHNGSHPKISSKIIAIIALSAVVFVLTCFGICIICKYKGRQKPHGIGHASNSSNTRKTGIRSSFSSMTSSTASFPSTIATCPRTVKTFSISELEKATDKFSFKRIIGEGGYGRVYRGIVEDGVEVAVKLLTGKHQNRDREFIAEVEMLSRLHHRNLVKLVGICVERSTRCLVFELVPNGSVESHLHGPDKIYGPLDFDTRMKIALGAARGLAYLHEDANPHVIHRDFKASNVLLENDFTAKVADFGLAKEASEGIEHISTQVMGTFGYVAPEYAMTGHLLVKSDVYSYGVVLLELLSGRKPVDMTQPPGSENLVTWARPLLTNREGLQLLADPSLPAASRDFEKLAKAAAIASMCVHVEAAQRPFMGEVVQALKLIYSGGNEETCSGSLGGGGGTPTEEEESPWNDGGRSCSWNDDSDAPSWPRVPGAPRAGYGSDPAEESSARRPRSTPSAVLDRIESLAAYDWSGPLRTRARNFYRLRGSMSEHGHRPSDDGSVEGDWM, from the exons ATGCGAAGAACCAAAAAGACccgagaagaaaaaaagaagagctTCCACCGCGAGCAgaaggaagcagcagcagcagcagcagtagcagagctAGCGCGAGGCGGGCGACCGTGGGATCCCGCATGGCGGCGCCCTGAGGGAGCCCGCGCCGCCCACCGGGCTCCGGCGGAGATGCGGCCGCGGGGAGCcgccctgctcctcctcctcaccgcgctCTCCTCCGTTTATG TGCCACTGGGAACGGCAAGCTCAACAACCATCACGGCCTACTTACTTGGATTATGGAGTAGAACACATCGGCATTCGGTTCTTTCCCCTGCACCAGCCCCTTCTCCCGGACCTCAAG GTGCCTCTGTTTATCACCCAGTGCATAGGCATCACAGGAAACGACCTCGTGTCGCCCCACCATCTTCGTCACCATCATTTGAAAGACAAG ATTGCAGTGGAATAACTTGTTCCGCTCCGCTCACTTCTACTCCAATTGGTTCCCCTTGTGGTTGTGTATATCCTATGCAAATTCAGCTTGATCTTAGTGTGGCACCGTACCAGCTGTTCCCTAGAGTTGATGAGCTAGAAATCGAGATTGCAGCAGGTACATTCCTGAAACAGAGTCAAGTTCGGATAATGGGTGCTGGGGGAAGTATTCAAGATCCGGATAAGACTACCGTCACCATTGATTTGGTGCCACTGGGTCAGAAGTTTGATAGGACTTCAGCCTTACTGATCAGCAACAGGTTTTTGCGAAAGAAAGTTCCGATAAAGTCATCTATTTTTGGTGATTATGACGTAACGTATGTTCATTATCCTG GCCTTCCTTCTTCGGTACCTAATATCCCAGGATCCTTCGGTCCAATTAGCAGCAATGAGTATCCCTTTGGTGCAAATGTACACAATGGAAGCCATCCGAAGATTAGCTCCAAAATTATCGCCATAATTGCTCTGTCAGCTGTTGTGTTTGTTTTGACATGTTTTGGCATCTGCATCATATGCAAATACAAAGGACGCCAAAAGCCTCATGGAATTGGTCATGCTTCAAATTCGTCAAACACCAGAAAAACAG GTATCAGGTCATCGTTCTCCAGTATGACTAGCTCGACAGCATCTTTTCCTTCGACTATAGCAACCTGCCCGCGCACGGTTAAGACATTCTCAATTTCTGAGCTTGAGAAGGCAACAGACAAATTTAGCTTCAAAAGAATAATAGGCGAAGGAGGGTATGGACGTGTTTATCGTGGCATAGTTGAAGATGGAGTTGAGGTTGCTGTCAAATTGCTCACTGGGAAACACCAAAACAGAGACCGTGAGTTCATCGCAGAGGTTGAGATGCTAAGTCGTTTGCATCACCGCAATCTCGTCAAGTTGGTCGGTATATGCGTTGAACGGAGCACGAGATGCCTGGTATTCGAGCTTGTGCCAAACGGAAGTGTGGAGTCTCACCTGCATG GGCCAGATAAAATATATGGCCCACTTGACTTTGACACCAGAATGAAAATAGCCCTGGGTGCAGCAAGGGGTCTGGCCTATCTGCATGAGGATGCCAATCCCCATGTCATTCACCGTGATTTCAAGGCTAGCAATGTTCTACTGGAGAACGATTTCACCGCCAAGGTTGCGGATTTCGGGTTGGCCAAGGAAGCATCAGAAGGAATCGAGCACATTTCCACTCAGGTCATGGGAACTTTCGG GTACGTTGCCCCGGAGTATGCGATGACGGGGCATCTCCTTGTCAAGAGCGACGTGTACAGCTACGGCGTGGTGCTCCTGGAGCTCCTGTCGGGCCGGAAGCCGGTGGACATGACGCAGCCGCCGGGGTCCGAGAACCTGGTCACCTGGGCGCGCCCGCTGCTGACCAACCGGGAAGGCCTGCAGCTGCTGGCGGACCCGTCGCTGCCGGCGGCGAGCCGGGACTTCGAGAAGCTGGCCAAGGCGGCGGCCATCGCGTCCATGTGCGTGCACGTGGAGGCGGCGCAGCGGCCGTTCATGGGCGAGGTGGTGCAGGCGCTGAAGCTGATCTACAGCGGCGGCAACGAGGAGACCTGCAGCGGCtccctgggcggcggcggcggcacgcccacggaggaggaggagtccccGTGGAACGACGGCGGCAGGAGCTGCTCGTGGAACGACGACAGCGACGCGCCGTCCTGGCCGCGCGTCCCCGGGGCGCCCCGCGCGGGCTACGGCTCGGACCCCGCGGAGGagtcgtcggcgcggcggccgcggtcgACGCCGAGCGCGGTGCTGGACAGGATCGAGTCCCTGGCGGCGTACGACTGGTCCGGCCCGCTGAGGACCAGGGCGAGGAACTTCTACCGGCTGAGGGGCAGCATGAGCGAGCACGGCCACCGCCCTTCCGACGACGGCAGCGTCGAGGGCGACTGGATGTAG
- the LOC123041624 gene encoding purple acid phosphatase 4 translates to MAVIAIVLVSALVLLSPVAAELQRVQHSPKEDGSLTVLAVGDWGRGGQYNQTLVAEQMGVVGEKLAADFVISTGDNFYNDGLAGDNDTAFFMASFTDIYTASSLQKPWYIVLGNHDYTGDALAQQSPAIREVDSRWTSVNKSFIVEADIVDFFLVDTSPFVLKYWNESKFDWRNVAPRDTYIATLLQDLDDALAASNATWKVVVGHHPISSGCEHGNTTELREHLLPLLKAHGVDMYLNGHDHCLQRISSIDSPVEFVTSGGGSKAWAGKFKATSDKMEFLYDGQGFLSMKLTATEAHLAFYDVSGAVLHSWGLTKSADARIIS, encoded by the exons ATGGCGGTGATTGCGATCGTCCTTGTTAGCGCGCTGGTGCTGCTCTCGCCGGTGGCGGCCGAGCTGCAGCGGGTGCAGCACTCGCCCAAGGAGGACGGGTCACTCACCGTGCTCGCCGTCGGGGACTGGGGAAGGGGTGGACAGTACAACCAGACACTGGTTGCCGAGCAG ATGGGAGTGGTCGGCGAGAAGCTGGCCGCCGACTTTGTCATCTCCACGGGCGACAACTTCTACAACGACGGCCTCGCCGGCGACAACGACACGGCCTTCTTCATGGCGTCCTTCACCGACATCTACACCGCCTCCAGCCTTCAGAAGCCTTGGTACATCG tccTCGGCAACCACGACTACACGGGCGACGCGCTGGCGCAGCAGAGCCCCGCCATCCGCGAGGTGGACAGCCGGTGGACCTCCGTCAACAAGTCCTTCATCGTGGAGGCAGACATCGTTGACTTCTTCCTGGTGGACACGTCGCCCTTCGTCCTCAAGTACTGGAACGAGAGCAAGTTCGACTGGAGGAACGTGGCTCCCCGCGACACCTACATCGCCACCCTCCTCCAGGACCTGGACGACGCCCTGGCGGCGTCCAACGCGACGTGGAAGGTCGTCGTCGGCCACCACCCCATCAGCAGCGGCTGCGAGCACGGCAACACCACCGAGCTCCGCGAGCACCTCCTACCACTCCTCAAG GCCCATGGGGTTGACATGTACCTCAACGGTCACGACCACTGCCTGCAGCGCATCAGCAGCATCGACAGCCCGGTGGAGTTCGTGACGAGCGGCGGCGGGTCCAAAGCGTGGGCGGGCAAGTTCAAGGCCACGTCTGACAAGATGGAGTTCTTGTATGACGGCCAGGGCTTCTTGTCCATGAAACTCACCGCGACCGAGGCGCACCTCGCCTTTTACGACGTCTCCGGCGCCGTCTTGCACAGCTGGGGGCTCACCAAGTCTGCGGATGCCCGCATCATCTCATGA